CCTCAGGTTGGAGAGcatcaataacacacacacatttacttaaaaaaataagcCTTTGTACATtatgaaaatgagaacagatGAGTGTTTAGATTGATTAGATGTAGGTAGGGCTTGCTGTGTGACACTGATCCAAATATGAACTTCCAACCTGTACTTTGCTCTATACGAATGAATTAACTATGACGCTGTTGGATAACGGCACGTTTTGACTGCTTGTATTcagtatgtattttattatgtGCCTTAGCTATAGACGTTCTTGTGACAAGTGTATATTCATGTCGTGCCAAAACATCTGTGAATTTCCTGAGATGAATGCTCCTTTAGTTTGACCCGCTTAAGGAATAATTATAAAAAACGCTGTTCACGTTTTGAATCGAGTCCATCATTTTGTACTTTTCAGCGGGTACTCACTTTTTTCACAAATTGTTCATTTTAGACGAGTGTAAATACAGTtgaatattatgttttttttattggcgTGTATTTATGAaatgtacaaaaacaaataaaaatcttCTTTTCTTAAGTTGGCGGCTGTTTGTGTTTAATGTggcagtacacacacagtaattgCACAATctaattaaacatgtttaaggCACTGGAGCGATGAAACCGCTCATTTTCGAAGGTCACGTATCTTTCCCATGAACCTCTTCACTCGCTCCGGGTCGACCGCGTTGGCCCAGTGGCCTCCCTCCTTGAAGTGAGAACCAATGATCATTCCATTTGCATCGAGGTAGCGTTCAATGTTGTCGTAGGTCACTCCAGATCCTATTAGCACTGGGATCCTCACAGACTGGGAAACctctacaaaaaaacaaagaaacagtgACAACTACggcttttaaaaatataaacggagacatttattaaaaagaaatgaaacaaTATCTAATAACTAATGTAAATTGCAGGAACATAACGTCTTTTAAGGCATACAGAAACTTTATTTCCTACTCTCCATTTTCAATCTATTCTAACAAAATCTACACAATACAGAGTTACAATCAATGACAATACAATGACATACATGACATACCAGCATGTGCTAAACTGCATCCGAGATCTACGGAGATGTCAATGCAGCATGCTCTTTTCAAACTCTGGGCCTGTCCATGAATGCTGatgtttataatttattttaatggcaaaaagttaaaggggacatataatgcttatttccaggttcatacttgtattttggggggATGAAACCAAGTCTGTGGGCCTGTTTAGCTCCGAGTGTTTATAGTTTTGTATGTCGTGTTGGGAGACTCTGCTTAAAATAGCAGTTCTGGTGTTGCTATGAGACTGACATGGTCTGGATTTGGGACCCAGGGACTCTCAGCAGATACAAACCTGGGTGCCTTTCCTCACTCCTTGGCCACTGATTCTTCCACTGAAGTATTCAAATTGTGGCAGACCACCATAATGTAAAAATACCAATGCATATACCATAAGCAGCTTACTTACTGATCATATTTTTTGCAGGGAAAGTTTGATTTTGCAAAGTAATAATAGCTGTCTAATGAATATAGTGAGGTAAAAAGTACAATCCTTCCTCtgaaatgctccactgtgtccACCAGctaactgtctgtctgctgttggGTCGGTAGCAGCTGCCTGTTGAAAGTGGCACAAGTACAACACCAGGGGTGcggtacatactgcagctgcccatACTatatgcaccgataccagatcggatatcggtCCCAAACTGACTccaacagctggatcagctATCGCTGACAATGGGACTGATCTactaaattctatgtttatattctatatacattatatactggcattttaattcctgtttaagtttagagcaatttgttgctgcattaaaaaactttacacctgaattgtaattcctgataattttgaagatttttttttaccaagttgctggtgtacgatttattatttttataatactgttgcatgcagtatgcatgcaattgggacatactactttgtcataacattgcaccttgaactttgaccctcttgctcatatatctgctgtgcagaggattgtgggtcagaatagccagaaaagcatgctggctttcatACTGCAAGATGCaaccagatgtagtaggacatcctggtatttttcgcatactgcatttgacatactatgtactgggacatactaaatcgtTTTGTTTCATACTAAATAGTGTGCTAGTATGGGTAATGGAACGCACATCAGGATGATCCTAAGAGCATATTGTCACATGGGTATGACTAGAGGTGAGGGCGGCCTCTGCTGGACAGATGGGGCAGTGACACTtcatagtatatacagtataaggctGTGGTACTTCTCAAATCTTTGCTTTTCTTGGTATTATGCCATTGTTAATAGTATAATTTTAGGGTTTTAAAATTATATAGACTAAACTATTCATTGGAAAAATCAATGTtgaataaatcaaatcaatGTACGCCAAAGTACACGTTATCACGAGCTCGGTATACTTAGAAAATTttacatacagatatatatttttctcttttgtttttcacatattaatttgtttttattggattattGTCTACTGATTGGTTAGTTTTTCTGCTTATTCTGTGTgctttttgttgtcatttatttttgttgtatttctctAAATTATGTTAgcttagttttctttttttccccatttttcgTTATTGTTTGTCTCCTTATATGGAGGGAGGTCCGTTGTATAATCCTGTGGCTTCTTGGCCTCTCCTGTCACATTTCTTATCTTTTTTCATTATCtggattttatgaagttttatgTGTGCgcaaataataaagaaataatacaaaatgttgATAATAGCTTGTGTTGCAACCCTATACTGCTATCCAAAATGATGCCAACGTGTCAAACAGAGCATAATGAAAGCATTCATTGCAGCACCATACTGGGCTCCTGGTTGTATGAAGTGTGGAGTTGTCGTGGCAGTATACCTCTGAGCTCCCGCGGGTCAGCCTGTGTTCCGGTGGCCACTCCCGTGATGATGAGTCCATCTGAGAGGAAGAACTCGGCGGCACGTGCCGTCTCTTCGATGCTCACGTCTGATGTCAGCGCATGGGAGCTGGGaaagcacacatacacatacttaTAAATACACAAGCAGGCAAAGGCTGAGTAAAAGTGAGACTAAAGACAGGTTTACATTAATTAGATGTCAAATACATTGTAAAATTGACTTAAAACAGGGATCAAGAACAACAAAAAGTAGTTCCAAATGAACGACTAGAGTCGTATTCAGAGATATAAAGTGTCAAATATGCTTCCAAGTGTTTTTTGCTTATCAGTGGCTCGTCAGGTTCGATTTaccaatcacactgtacggacGGTGATGATCTCACCTGTGCTTCTTCTTGATGTCAGTGAAGATCTGCACATGCTCAGCTCCGATCTGCTTGCGATATCTCAGTAAGTCTCCGGCGCAGGCATTCAGGAGACCCTCATCAGCCACGTGAGAAAAGACAAAACCCTCGGCCCTGATGAAATCCACACCTGGGACCAAACAATAACATTACAATGCTATATGGTTGAGCCACTGTTTGAAATACAGGTACGTTTTGGCTGACACACAAGTAGCTGACCTTTGCTCAAAAAGAAAGCAGTTTGTCACGGAAGACCGAACACAGAGCAGCTTATTTCACTGATAAACACCTTAAATAATAAGAAGGGTGACCACACAGTAATCTGCTGATGTAGTCTGTTGGCCACGATACCACATGATTGAAGGCCTCTGTTATGCTCTAAAAGCTTTTTCCTGCAGATGATTACAGCCTCACAACAACTGAATTGATGTAAAGAGTGAACCTGAAGCCAGAGCCACGGCCAGCGCCTGCTGGTTAGCAGAAGACAGTATCTGCACTCCGAGCGGTAGGCTTGGACAGATGCTTCTCACGGCGGTGCATACTGTCGTCATACAGGCAGTCACCTCGGGGCCCACAGAGAACGAGTAAGGGATATCATGCATGTTCTCAATGATCACACCATCCTGGAAGAGAGAGGGGTACTTGGTATCAGCTGATACCCACAGCCCAGATACCTGGGCTGTGGGTATCGGgaatgaaaaagtcagatcggtgcaccCCTAGTTACTGGCTTACCCTGAAAGACAACAAATGTGTAATGAATTAACATAATGTGCAATTACTTACAATCCCAGCATCACGGTAGATTGTTGCCTCCCTGCATGCTTCTTCAGTGATTTGGGACATTTTCATACAACCCAGGGGGGTGCCTGAGGTAGACGAGAAACATAGTTACAAACAGTATGAGATATCACAGATTATAGCTTCCAAATTTGCAGTGATGGAGgcctacatttactcaagtactgtgcttATAAGTACAAATTTGAAGTATTTGTACCTtccttgagtatttccattttattctaCTTAACaattctactccactacagttCAGAGAGGATATTGTAAGTCTTATTCAAGAGTTATATTTACTagttagttactttacagattgtCCACACAAGAATACAGctgtaatggagtatttataCAGTGTGGCAGCCTTTAAGTAGCCTAAATAGCATAGTGAATAAGTAGGCTAAATATAGCTTCCACCCCTACAAAATGTACATTTGAGCATTGAAGGTCTTATTCAAGAGTTATATTTAGTTATATAACAGATTGTCCACACAAGAAAACAgctgtaatggagtattttttacaCAAGTAGCCAAAATAGTATAGTGAATAAGTAGGCTAAATATATCCTAAGTATACCTCCTCCACCACTGCAAAACTTACATTTGAGCATTGCAGGTCACTGGTCAGTGCAGTCTTTGTTTACCTGGTAAGGCTTTAACATGAATCATTCCAATAACCACGGATTTTAGTCGCCCAAAAAGGTCCAAAAACTTCATGTTCCCGTTTTGGTGGAGCAACTTGTGAAGCAGGGAAGATAAAGCTTGTTTTTTTAGGGTCCAAGGGTCAGTTAAGTGTTGAATCAACCTCTCTGTGCTGTAAAATGGGCGCCCTGGCAGCACTAGAAGCAGCAACAACAAGCTAACATTGTTGATTTAGCTTAAATAACAGACGCGCCCAGACTGACAACGAGAGACAGTCATTACTAGAGTCCACACAACGATAATGCGCAATAACCTCCAAATATTTTGCTCGCTTTAACCTTTATTTTAGCGTTTAACCAAACACACGCCGGCTTTGTTTACATCTGACAAGACTAGCCACGCGGTTGCCcgaacacttcctgtttggtaGCTCCGCCCACTGCAGCTGTCACCACGGCAACCACGCCTCCAGTTCCTCTTTTCTAGCTTATAAACTCACTTTTCCTTTGATTTAAGACCACATACACGGACTATATCGATTAATATAGACAAAGGATAATCTAAACACGACGTAGAGGTGATAGTGTGGTGATTAGAGGTGTTTTTAGAGTATAAAGAGGGGGTGTAAGTGAGGGAGTTTAGCGCCAAGTTAAATCCACTCCTCTTTCTGACGTTGATGCTTCAAGTCATCTGTTCTTCTCTCTGCAAGGCGCCAGATCAGCTCAGAGGAACTACTAACCAGGCCTGGATACACATCACATCCTGAGGAGAAAGATAGACAACAACAAGAccatatttatactttttaaacgTGGATAAAGAGTGGACTTCAAGCTGTAATCTTGAGGTGAGTGGATGCAAACATGGAGCTAGTTAAGCGAGCTGCAACTGTATTTGTTTGTTAGCTTCACTTTAATGCTAATTtagctaaactaaactaagttGCATActgatttaaacatttttatacatGCTTATACGTAATGTGGCTTGTTTTAGAGAGATTAAAGGAGTCTCAGCTGTTGTTTTTGGGGCAGTAATGTGCAACAGCTGTGCAAAGTTAGACAAATAACCAACTTTAAccttaaaaatacaacaaataagaATGTTTAGCAGCTACTCTAAGGTCTGATGTTTAGTGGTGGATTAgtttcatcatatttatattgtttaaaCGTTGATAAGAGTGAACTTCAAGCTGTAATCTTGATGCAAAGCTACTATAGCATCGAGCTAGTTAACTTAAATGCTACCTTAGTGATAATGATTTAAACATTTGACCAGATGCTTTATACTTAATGTGGCTTGTTTTCAGCTGTGTTGTTGTTAAATTAAGAGAATAAAGGCAGCTTGTTTCAGCCATGAATGTGTGCAAGAAGCAACAGCTGTGCAAAATTTAGACAAATAACCAACTTCCTTCttaaaaatatgacaaataacAACCATAAGCAGCTAGTTTAAGGTCTGATGTTTAGTGGTGGGTTAGTTTTGTTACTGTATGTGCTTTGTGTGGTACTTTTATGTCGACTTTTCTAATGTGCTGATTGCATTTCCCCGCCAGGCTGAGCTGGGCTTTGTCAGAAGGAGGGAGAGTTGAGAAAGAGGAGTGGGGGTTGGGGagaagtgtgtgtttgactgtgttTTCCTCTTTCAATTAAACCGTTCTCATTCACAGGTTTACTCTGAAGCTGACACATAACCCCTCTCTTGAGTATAATGCGAGGAAAACGGTGagtttcatgtgtttttatatgttgtttttaatcaaagTGTGACGACAGAGAGAAAAGTTGATGCCATCCGGCTAGTTAGCTTCATGCTAGATATAGGAGAGCTTAGTTTTAGCTTCATTAACATGTTCATTTAAGCCCTTTTTAAATGTTGTATGTTGACTTTggagtttgttttgttgtgtgttgtcaCAGGGAAGAGACAGAACCGAAGTCTGCGCCCAAAGAAACTACGCTACGACCGAGAAAGAGGAAGGCAGATGTTGCCATTGTAAGTAGTGTGAAAAGGCTTTCTGCAGACCTAACCCTGGTTTCAGCTGTGGTGGCTATAGGCTGCTGCTAATGTAGGCCTTAATTGAATAATCCAGATATATAAAAACTGCTTtcttatatatttatcattgctGGCAAGTCTTGTGCTTCCTTCATTGAAGTGTTACTGATCAATGCAGCTGATTTGGCTGCATTTAATAATGCTTTGTATTGGTGCTTCTTTGAGAATCTTCtctaaaatgtcacagaatgatgcatgtttttgggatGCAGTGTAAATATAGTAAACAGAGCATTATAAGCTtcataaaatgttgaactatgttGTATGTATTGAGCTGTAATGTAGGCAAAaacatacagatttacagtatcAATCAACACTCACATATATTCTTCATTTGCTGGCAAGTCTTGTGCTTCATTGAAGTATTACTGATCAATGCAACTTGATCTGATTATTGTATAGTTGCATTTAATAATGATTTCTGTTGGTGCTTACAAAACAACAACCCCACTTCAGTTTCTACCTTCCACAAGCTCtcatcatacttgccaaccaaGACCTCAAAAAAGGGGGGATTTTAAAACCAGTGGGGGATCTGGGcgtcctcccccagaaaaaaattagtttcagagactttttaCCCCCTTTCACATTAATGACCGAGGTTGGATAACCCTGGTCAGCACAGATTGGGAGCAATGCATACCAATTAGCTCAGGTGTTAGAGGGGGGGAAGGAATAGTGGCATCATCAATTTGTGCAAAAATGGCACAGAATGGTGCATGTTTTTGGGATGCAGTGTTAATATAGTACACACAGCATttttagctttataaaatgtttaactatggtgtgtatggagctgtaatgtaggcaaaaacatacatatttacagtatcaatcaacacaaaatacaaaacaaaacaggatgCAGTTTCTATCTTTTACAAGCTCTCGCCGTACTTGCCAACCAAGACCTAAAAAAAGGgaatttcaaaaccaaagcgggggTTCTGGGTGTCCTCCCCCCAGAAAAagttgagtttcagagactttagATTGGACTTTCAGGGTTGGATAACCCTGGTCAGGACAGATACAACCTGGGAGCAATGCATACCAATTAGGTCAGGTTAGAAATGGGCagcgggggtgggggggttacaGGTCTGGAGGATTatagagaggggagggggggatgatagtggcatcatcaatgtgtaactatgttgtatgtatggagctgtaatgtatgcaaaaaccaaacagacaacatacagatttacagtGTCAATCAACACTCATGAACCTTAATTTCCTCCGTCTATCTACAGTACACTTATCATCTATGAGACTACATTGTgttatctaatatgataatatatagGCTAGATTTACAAAAGGATTAGACACTTCTGAAGACTGTaatgtatatttcactcactcTGCCATCCCAGCATCGATTTGCTTCATATAGTAGGGTTATGAAAGTTTTTCAGCTGGACATGTGGCAACTGTGAACTTGTCCAAATGTATAAAATTAGTTgacatttcatttagtttgctaATTGTTCGATAAAGTAATGTAACGGACTGGATTTGTTACTTTATGCCAGATCGAACAGGCGACGGATGGACCTTTTAGCAGGTTTATTTGGAAAGTTAAATAGGTAACGTTACAAATAGAACATGTAAAAAATACGCTTTAAAACCAGATGAGCGCACAGCTGGCAGTATTGAGAGGTGGTCAGCTTATtacggtgtgtttctgtgtgacattacggcggatgcctctctcattcggcagccttgttatgtttgtataacgttacactacgttgtctctcaccgtcccgtcatctaccgcttaaTTTCTTCCTCAGTACGGACGGCCAGCAGCCCCCGCTCCTGAAAGTCTTGCCACACATCCATGTTGTTCTCGTCCGTCGTCCACCTCCGGTGCGCCCTCATTTGCAACCGAATAGCTTTGTCCCGCCCGGTTTGTTAGTGACCTGGGTGCGTGCCATTCACATTGAAATCGACCCTGGTCCgacccacctctcgacctggGTCGCGAAGCCGAGTCAGTCGACGCGGGTTAACTCTTTCATACACACGATCAAACCTGGTTGAGTCCTCAGTATGAAAGGGATATTGGTTTCATGCATTCTGGAGACTTTTaaagactgaaaataaaatatttagtaCACTACATCTGCATTTTTATGTtgaataggcctacttttaattttacttataATTCtctggaaagaaaactgaatactACTtattatacacgctgtacagcgccagaaacaggttgagataacgaaaaggaaaaaaagttttaaacgtTTGTCATAAATTGGGAGAAGTGTGGAGGAAactgggagagggcaatgaaaaatggGAGTCTCCCGGGGAAATTGGGAGGGTAGGAAAGTATGGTTCTCACATGCTGTGgacatacaaaataataaataataaatgtcctTCTTTGATCCACAGTATTTACAAGATGTGGATGACGAGGTCGCGGAGATGACGAAGAAGAAGCAGCGTGATTGTGAGGTAGGCTTGGTTCTCTTTCCACACTTGGTGCCTCGCCCAAGTCTCAATTCGCGCCTCAGATCAGTTAATGTATCCGTAGCCCAGTTGCTGACTTTCACCACTTGGTctgtattagggctgcacaataaaCTGTTTTGGGTTTTTCTTGTGACCGATACTAACTCAAACAAATCCTCATCATTTTGTTTCTGGTGCCCGTTATGTGCAGTTCAATGTTCaatttgttaaataaaagaatgttggaatttttttttaattcaacaagCAATTTCTTGTATTTTAGCAGTATACTGAAGCAGCAGAATGACACACACTtgaatatctgtttatttatcgcaagtaaTATCGTTATCGAAATGTTCAACATCATTATCGCATATGATCCTCATGTCGTGCAGTCCTAATCTGTATTGGATCAAAAGCAACGCTGCTGGTATATAAACTTGGTTGCTCATTCCTCGAGTACATATTGGCTGATCCATTGTTAATCCTGCCTTAACTAGCACTTCACACTTGATCTCTGGTTAGGAGGTGTGTCTATAGTCCCTTCTCTGTACCACAACAACAGGTATCTGTACTGTGACTTCACCCCCACAGTTTCCTCATgtcatctctctgctctccctcTTTACCATGAAGCTGGGCTGGAGTCCTAATGCTGGTTATACCAGTCCACAGAGGTGTATCCCCACACCTGATCAGGAAGAGGACCAACCAGTTTCCCTGATAAACGCTGGTTTCCCCCACTACAACTTTAACAACGTGTTTGTAACACCGGTGCGCTGCGCCCCGCTTCCTGCTCTGTGGTGAGTACTgttattgtttgatttattttttttttttcttctttcaggTTAGGCTCCATATCATGTGACCTCCCGTTCTATCTAAGCACATACTGATGTTGTTGCCTCTTTAATCACTACCCCCCCTAACTAGGGCTTAAATACAGCCCTGTAGGATCTGCATTGAAAATTGTTCACTACATATTTTCTGTTAATCTCGTTTGTAATGTATCTGTCCAAAGAAAATCATACTTCAAATGCAAGTGATACAGCTTTGAACATGTTGCACAACAACGGGGGGACAGTCGAGATGAATccttgattattatttttttaacacgGTGTCCATCTCTTGTTTTACTATC
This window of the Sebastes fasciatus isolate fSebFas1 chromosome 2, fSebFas1.pri, whole genome shotgun sequence genome carries:
- the LOC141783062 gene encoding uncharacterized protein F13E9.13, mitochondrial isoform X2 is translated as MLKCTPLGCMKMSQITEEACREATIYRDAGIDGVIIENMHDIPYSFSVGPEVTACMTTVCTAVRSICPSLPLGVQILSSANQQALAVALASGVDFIRAEGFVFSHVADEGLLNACAGDLLRYRKQIGAEHVQIFTDIKKKHSSHALTSDVSIEETARAAEFFLSDGLIITGVATGTQADPRELREVSQSVRIPVLIGSGVTYDNIERYLDANGMIIGSHFKEGGHWANAVDPERVKRFMGKIRDLRK
- the LOC141783062 gene encoding uncharacterized protein F13E9.13, mitochondrial isoform X1, yielding MKFLDLFGRLKSVVIGMIHVKALPGTPLGCMKMSQITEEACREATIYRDAGIDGVIIENMHDIPYSFSVGPEVTACMTTVCTAVRSICPSLPLGVQILSSANQQALAVALASGVDFIRAEGFVFSHVADEGLLNACAGDLLRYRKQIGAEHVQIFTDIKKKHSSHALTSDVSIEETARAAEFFLSDGLIITGVATGTQADPRELREVSQSVRIPVLIGSGVTYDNIERYLDANGMIIGSHFKEGGHWANAVDPERVKRFMGKIRDLRK